The following are encoded together in the Desulfovibrio legallii genome:
- a CDS encoding sigma-70 family RNA polymerase sigma factor: MKKNSKTAAPVPTGNPAPQPRDAAVRPDAHAASVEILPPPHPEKKRRRTRGPAPTAAKGTPEAAAKGPVLDVDDLDEHDDDLDAAPDGLPADLPEDPDDAPADAASEGDAPAPLALEEEPADDLPAPATTHLPAVGPRDSLRLYLREISRFPMLKPDEEHELALRVRDHNDPDAAFRLVSSHLRLVVRIAMDFQRRWMQNVLDLVQEGNVGLMRAVNKFDPDKGIKFSYYASFWIKAYILKFIMDNWRMVKIGTTQVQRKLFYNLNRERQKLIMQGFDPDAAMLSERLGVSPEQIEEMDQRLAGNDVSLNAQVGEESGGATRMDFLPALGPGIEDSLASDEIAGLLRSRLKTIIPKLNEKELYILNNRLLTDEPVTLREIGERYNVTRERVRQLETRLLEKIRQHLAGDIKDFSDAWIQS, translated from the coding sequence ATGAAAAAAAATAGCAAGACAGCCGCTCCGGTCCCCACCGGAAACCCCGCGCCACAGCCACGGGACGCCGCCGTCCGGCCCGATGCGCACGCCGCGTCGGTAGAAATTCTGCCTCCCCCTCACCCCGAAAAAAAACGCCGCCGGACGCGGGGCCCTGCCCCGACCGCCGCCAAGGGGACCCCGGAAGCCGCCGCCAAAGGCCCCGTGCTGGACGTGGACGACCTGGACGAACACGACGACGACCTGGACGCCGCGCCCGACGGGCTGCCGGCAGACCTGCCCGAAGATCCGGACGACGCCCCGGCTGACGCCGCATCCGAGGGCGACGCCCCTGCGCCCCTGGCCCTGGAGGAGGAACCGGCCGACGACCTGCCGGCCCCGGCCACCACACACCTGCCCGCCGTGGGCCCGCGCGACAGCCTGCGTCTCTACCTGCGTGAAATCAGCCGCTTTCCCATGCTCAAGCCGGACGAGGAACACGAACTGGCCTTGCGCGTGCGCGACCACAACGACCCGGACGCGGCCTTTCGCCTGGTTTCCTCCCACCTGCGCCTGGTGGTGCGCATCGCCATGGATTTTCAGCGCCGCTGGATGCAGAACGTCCTGGATCTGGTGCAGGAAGGCAATGTGGGCCTCATGCGCGCGGTCAACAAGTTTGATCCGGACAAGGGCATCAAATTTTCCTATTATGCCTCTTTCTGGATCAAGGCCTACATTCTCAAATTCATCATGGACAACTGGCGCATGGTCAAAATTGGCACCACCCAGGTGCAGCGCAAGTTGTTCTATAACCTGAACCGGGAACGGCAAAAGCTGATCATGCAGGGCTTTGACCCGGACGCGGCCATGCTTTCGGAACGCCTGGGCGTGAGCCCGGAACAAATTGAAGAAATGGACCAGCGCCTGGCCGGCAACGACGTCTCCCTCAACGCCCAGGTGGGTGAAGAAAGCGGCGGGGCCACGCGCATGGACTTTCTGCCCGCCCTGGGCCCCGGCATAGAAGACAGCCTGGCCTCGGACGAAATTGCAGGCCTGCTGCGTTCCCGGCTCAAGACCATCATCCCCAAACTGAATGAAAAAGAGCTCTACATCCTTAACAACCGCCTGCTCACGGACGAACCCGTCACCTTGCGCGAGATAGGCGAACGGTATAACGTCACGCGCGAACGCGTCCGTCAGCTGGAGACACGGCTGCTGGAAAAAATCCGCCAGCACCTGGCCGGGGACATCAAGGATTTTTCAGACGCATGGATACAATCCTGA
- a CDS encoding M48 family metallopeptidase yields MFQHEALRRRTALLILLAFALTLCTPGPAAAFFFGGVGIKDEKEMGRKFDTMLRASLAVVDDPEVSLYVNKVVTRLTAPMPPQPYTFKATVILHNSLNAFAVPGGYVYVFTGLLMNLDSEEQLAGVLAHELAHVTQRHVASRLERAQFLTLGSLLLAVAGIAVGGQGGGALAVGAMGAGQSAMLNYSRMDENEADHIGLQYLVAAGYPPTGMVGGFKILRQKSWMSGTNVPAYLSTHPAIGDRINGLQARIQTMPKAVLDRKQDNRQFLRVKTLLWGRYGDPQAALQRFAGKDALSRMGAGMVLARQNRVNEASAAFDQALAAAPNDPLVLREAGAFHYRKGDMDLAGDLLRKALRQDPRDYMAAFFYARMLDETGRAREAAPYYRDVLRAVPDDPEVHEAFSRSLGKTGDTANAYIHLAYSAIYAHNRKMAERYMAQARARAGKGGDARALQRLENVYKERKELWESN; encoded by the coding sequence GTGTTCCAGCATGAGGCCTTGCGCCGTCGTACCGCGCTGCTGATTCTGCTGGCCTTTGCGCTGACCTTGTGCACGCCCGGGCCCGCCGCAGCCTTCTTTTTCGGCGGCGTGGGCATCAAGGACGAAAAGGAGATGGGCCGCAAATTCGACACCATGCTGCGCGCCAGTCTGGCTGTGGTGGACGACCCGGAGGTGAGCCTCTACGTCAACAAGGTGGTGACCAGGCTGACGGCCCCCATGCCGCCCCAGCCCTACACCTTCAAAGCAACGGTCATCCTGCACAACTCGCTTAACGCTTTTGCCGTGCCCGGCGGCTACGTCTACGTCTTTACCGGCCTGCTCATGAATCTGGACAGCGAGGAACAGCTGGCCGGAGTGCTGGCCCACGAACTGGCCCACGTGACCCAGCGGCATGTGGCCTCCCGTCTGGAGCGCGCCCAGTTCCTCACTCTGGGCAGCCTGCTGCTGGCCGTAGCGGGCATAGCTGTGGGCGGTCAGGGCGGCGGGGCGCTGGCCGTGGGAGCCATGGGCGCGGGGCAGTCCGCCATGCTCAACTACAGCCGTATGGACGAAAACGAAGCCGACCACATTGGCTTGCAGTACCTGGTGGCCGCGGGCTACCCGCCCACGGGCATGGTGGGCGGTTTCAAAATCCTGCGCCAGAAAAGCTGGATGAGCGGCACCAACGTGCCCGCCTACCTTTCCACCCACCCGGCCATCGGCGACCGCATCAACGGCTTGCAGGCCCGCATCCAGACCATGCCCAAGGCCGTGCTGGACAGAAAGCAGGACAACCGCCAGTTTCTACGGGTCAAAACCCTGCTCTGGGGGCGTTACGGCGACCCGCAGGCCGCCCTGCAGCGCTTTGCGGGCAAGGACGCCCTTTCGCGCATGGGCGCGGGCATGGTGCTGGCCCGGCAAAACCGGGTCAATGAGGCCAGCGCGGCCTTTGACCAGGCCCTGGCCGCCGCCCCCAACGACCCCTTGGTGCTGCGCGAGGCTGGAGCCTTTCACTACCGCAAAGGCGACATGGACCTGGCCGGAGACCTGCTGCGCAAGGCTCTGCGCCAGGATCCGCGCGACTATATGGCCGCCTTTTTCTACGCCCGCATGCTGGACGAAACGGGCCGCGCCCGCGAGGCCGCGCCCTACTACCGGGACGTGCTGCGCGCCGTGCCCGACGACCCAGAAGTACACGAGGCCTTCAGTCGTTCTCTGGGCAAAACGGGCGATACGGCCAATGCTTATATCCACCTGGCCTACAGCGCCATCTATGCCCACAACCGCAAAATGGCCGAACGCTACATGGCGCAGGCCCGCGCACGGGCCGGCAAGGGCGGCGATGCCCGAGCCCTGCAGCGCCTGGAAAATGTCTACAAAGAACGCAAGGAGCTATGGGAATCAAATTGA
- the ispE gene encoding 4-(cytidine 5'-diphospho)-2-C-methyl-D-erythritol kinase: MNTLVAGCKINLGLRITGRRPDGYHELDSLFCPLPRPCDRLRLRITEGSGLRVLCDTPGLNPEDNTLTRAYAAFAAATGAGPEALPALEITLRKGIPVGSGLGGGSSDAAALLRWLNAHAPQPLEHTALTKAGLQVGADVPFFLQPGPQLKACRVRGVGEQLEPAGKHLAGLRLVLVCPAHSVSTAQAYADFDAARTDGTAAGPAGQNNLTKAEAGANGTFLSEAQPVVDLHNDLEAVVFARHPQLAAIKAQLLRLGAFAAGMSGSGSSILGLFHLEALMEARAAAAVLQEEGWRVYALTL, encoded by the coding sequence ATGAATACTCTGGTGGCCGGCTGCAAAATCAATCTCGGCCTGCGCATCACCGGGCGGCGGCCTGACGGATACCATGAGCTGGATTCGCTTTTCTGTCCGCTGCCGCGGCCCTGTGACCGCCTGCGCCTGCGCATCACGGAAGGAAGCGGCCTGCGCGTCCTTTGCGATACGCCGGGCCTGAACCCGGAGGACAATACCCTCACCAGAGCCTACGCGGCCTTTGCCGCGGCCACGGGAGCGGGGCCGGAGGCCCTGCCGGCACTGGAAATCACTCTGCGCAAGGGCATTCCCGTGGGGTCGGGCCTGGGCGGCGGCAGCAGCGATGCCGCGGCCCTTCTACGCTGGCTCAATGCCCACGCGCCGCAGCCCCTGGAGCACACGGCACTGACAAAGGCAGGCCTGCAGGTGGGAGCGGACGTGCCCTTTTTTCTGCAGCCGGGGCCGCAGCTCAAAGCCTGCCGGGTGCGCGGCGTGGGCGAGCAGCTGGAACCGGCCGGAAAACACCTGGCCGGCCTGCGCCTGGTGCTGGTCTGCCCGGCGCACAGTGTGAGCACGGCCCAGGCCTATGCGGATTTTGACGCTGCCCGCACTGACGGGACCGCGGCCGGGCCTGCGGGGCAAAATAACTTGACAAAGGCCGAAGCCGGGGCTAATGGAACGTTTCTCTCCGAGGCGCAGCCTGTGGTGGATCTGCACAACGACCTGGAGGCCGTTGTGTTTGCCCGCCACCCGCAGCTGGCGGCCATTAAGGCCCAATTGCTGCGCCTGGGCGCCTTTGCGGCGGGCATGAGCGGCAGCGGCTCGTCCATTTTGGGACTCTTTCACCTGGAAGCCCTGATGGAAGCGCGCGCCGCGGCGGCTGTGCTGCAGGAGGAGGGCTGGCGCGTCTACGCGCTTACGCTGTGA
- the hslV gene encoding ATP-dependent protease subunit HslV: MDTHATTILAVRTNGQTALAGDGQVTLGQNMIMKHGAQKVRRLDNGRILAGFAGATADAFTLFELFEAKLKELRGHMVRAAVEMTKDWRKDKYLRKLEAMLLLADKEHILLLSGTGDVIEPDDNVAAIGSGGPYALAAARALTRHSTMDAETVARESLRIASEICVYTNDHITIEVL; encoded by the coding sequence ATGGACACGCACGCAACTACCATTCTGGCCGTTCGGACCAACGGGCAAACGGCTCTGGCCGGGGATGGCCAGGTGACCCTGGGCCAAAATATGATCATGAAGCACGGCGCGCAGAAGGTGCGCCGCCTGGACAACGGCCGGATCCTGGCGGGCTTTGCCGGGGCCACGGCCGACGCTTTTACCCTGTTTGAACTTTTTGAAGCCAAGCTCAAGGAACTGCGCGGCCACATGGTGCGCGCCGCCGTGGAGATGACCAAGGACTGGCGCAAGGACAAATACCTGCGCAAACTGGAGGCCATGCTCCTACTGGCGGATAAAGAGCACATTTTGCTGCTCTCCGGCACGGGTGACGTCATTGAGCCGGACGACAACGTGGCGGCCATCGGCAGCGGCGGCCCTTACGCTCTGGCCGCGGCCCGCGCCCTGACCCGGCACAGCACCATGGACGCCGAAACCGTGGCCCGCGAATCCCTGCGTATAGCTTCAGAAATCTGCGTCTACACCAACGACCATATCACCATAGAGGTACTGTAA
- a CDS encoding 50S ribosomal protein L25/general stress protein Ctc gives MSIEKTLSVQKREGCGKGPAGRLRAQKLIPGVFYTAKGENVAVQAPALPLEKLFEEVGRTTVFNLEIDDNGQKNVHPVMFWQVQSHPYKKAFTHVDFYGVDLNKTVTVEVPLEIVGVSRGVKLGGILETYREVIPLQSKPLNMPKKIVVDVSEMDINDTVNVADLKLPEGVAAVFDQNFAVVSVLAKAKDDAAADEAEAEA, from the coding sequence ATGAGCATTGAAAAAACACTGTCTGTGCAGAAGCGCGAGGGTTGCGGCAAGGGCCCTGCCGGCCGTCTGCGCGCCCAGAAGCTGATTCCGGGCGTGTTCTACACCGCCAAGGGCGAAAACGTGGCCGTACAGGCCCCGGCCCTGCCCCTGGAAAAACTGTTTGAAGAAGTGGGCCGTACTACGGTCTTTAATCTGGAAATCGACGACAACGGCCAGAAAAACGTGCACCCCGTCATGTTCTGGCAGGTGCAGTCCCATCCCTACAAGAAGGCCTTCACCCATGTGGATTTCTACGGCGTGGACCTGAATAAGACCGTCACCGTGGAAGTGCCCCTGGAAATCGTGGGTGTTTCCCGCGGCGTGAAGCTGGGCGGCATTCTGGAAACCTACCGCGAAGTGATCCCCTTGCAGAGCAAGCCGCTGAACATGCCCAAAAAAATCGTGGTGGACGTGAGCGAAATGGATATCAACGACACGGTTAATGTGGCGGACCTCAAACTGCCCGAAGGCGTGGCCGCCGTGTTTGATCAGAACTTTGCCGTGGTGAGCGTGCTGGCCAAGGCCAAGGACGACGCCGCGGCCGACGAAGCCGAAGCGGAAGCCTAA
- the rpiB gene encoding ribose 5-phosphate isomerase B has translation MRTIHLASDHAGFALKGLLARHLESRGYAVQDHGTHSTESCDYPVLAHALAAAVEAEPEGLGVLICGTGIGVSITANRHPGIRAALCATELQARLAREHNNANVLCLGARIIGDELARAITDAFLDGHFAGGRHQRRLDRINLPA, from the coding sequence ATGCGCACCATTCATCTGGCTTCGGATCACGCCGGTTTTGCCCTCAAGGGCCTGCTGGCCAGGCATCTGGAATCTCGCGGCTACGCCGTGCAAGACCACGGCACCCACTCCACGGAAAGCTGCGACTATCCCGTACTGGCCCACGCTCTGGCCGCCGCCGTGGAAGCGGAACCCGAAGGCCTGGGCGTGCTCATCTGCGGCACGGGCATCGGCGTTTCCATCACGGCCAACCGCCACCCCGGCATCCGCGCCGCACTCTGTGCCACAGAGCTGCAGGCCCGCCTTGCCCGTGAGCACAACAACGCCAACGTGCTCTGCCTGGGCGCGCGCATTATCGGCGACGAACTGGCCCGCGCCATTACCGACGCCTTTCTGGACGGCCATTTTGCCGGGGGCCGACACCAACGCCGTCTGGACCGCATCAACCTGCCCGCCTGA
- a CDS encoding alpha/beta fold hydrolase, protein MPPFAVDTHRLGQGRRACSLEYWPNPGAGVVLFYPGTMLSPLQYRPLLLALRRAGLAVAALHYTGHGVNPHRVGFTFNDLLGNAFTAEAWLRGQGHTALAACGHSQGGILCLAHAAASAHLAAALPVGAILPQQSEAISITHFAAFAQQREGLVRLIAGAARLMPRLPLPVQAYLSARRITANAFGVRTSRRKVRYSYPLAFLASLFQARVPPRPRCPVCLFAAPDDALFTPALTNSVFALLEAPTKKLVWLPGGGHLAAMQPKTCTFLARHAAAFCAGQGLPLRLSAGEEMLAEAAWPR, encoded by the coding sequence ATGCCGCCGTTTGCTGTCGACACCCACAGACTGGGACAGGGGCGCCGGGCCTGCAGCCTGGAATACTGGCCCAACCCCGGCGCAGGCGTGGTGCTGTTTTACCCCGGCACCATGCTCTCCCCATTGCAGTACCGCCCCCTGCTCCTGGCCCTGCGCCGGGCGGGGCTGGCTGTGGCTGCCCTGCATTATACGGGGCACGGGGTTAACCCGCACCGTGTGGGCTTCACCTTCAACGACCTGCTGGGCAACGCATTTACAGCTGAAGCCTGGCTGCGGGGACAGGGGCACACGGCCTTGGCCGCATGCGGCCACAGCCAGGGGGGCATCCTCTGCCTGGCGCACGCGGCGGCCAGCGCCCATTTGGCGGCCGCCTTGCCTGTGGGCGCCATATTGCCCCAGCAGTCGGAAGCCATCAGCATTACCCACTTTGCCGCCTTTGCGCAGCAACGGGAAGGCTTGGTGCGCCTGATCGCCGGGGCCGCGCGCCTGATGCCGCGTCTTCCCCTGCCCGTACAGGCCTATCTTTCCGCCAGGCGCATTACGGCTAACGCCTTTGGGGTGCGCACCAGCCGCCGCAAAGTGCGCTACAGCTATCCCCTGGCCTTTCTGGCCAGTCTGTTTCAGGCCAGGGTGCCGCCACGGCCGCGCTGCCCGGTCTGCCTGTTTGCCGCGCCGGACGACGCCCTGTTTACCCCCGCGCTGACAAACAGTGTGTTTGCCCTGCTGGAAGCGCCGACCAAAAAGCTGGTCTGGCTGCCCGGCGGTGGGCATCTGGCCGCCATGCAGCCCAAAACCTGCACCTTTCTGGCCCGGCACGCGGCGGCCTTTTGCGCCGGCCAAGGGCTGCCCCTGCGCCTGAGCGCCGGGGAAGAAATGCTGGCAGAAGCCGCATGGCCAAGGTAA
- the cysS gene encoding cysteine--tRNA ligase, giving the protein MQIYNSLGRKKEPFVPVRPGKVQMYVCGITAYDYCHIGHARSALVFDVLARHLRHLGLKVLFVRNFTDVDDKIINRAQKEQRDWREVAQTYIDAFHEDMDRLGVQRADAEPRATDYIPQIVELCGKLVQEGAAYATPSGDVYFRVRAYPAYGRLSGRSLDELLSGARVTPGEEKEDPLDFAVWKAAKPGEPSWESPWGRGRPGWHVECSAMSAPYLPLDIHGGGQDLVFPHHENEIAQSEAACHCELARYWVHNGFVQINAEKMSKSLGNFKTIRDILESYLPETLRFFLLGKHYRSPVDFSAEGMDEAERAQHRVYSALLAARRALTRAKWKKTPLPPALLEEWRPLAATFEAALNDDLNTAQALGQIFSQVRIINRLLEDSGLRAGEEARALLQEFLGNARDWDAQLGLFGQEPETFLHDLRTLRARRRGIDLAQVEALLEERRAARAAKDFDRSDALRQNLQELGVSVRDTPEGQVWDLE; this is encoded by the coding sequence ATGCAGATCTACAACTCTTTGGGTCGAAAAAAAGAACCTTTTGTGCCGGTGCGCCCCGGCAAGGTGCAGATGTACGTCTGCGGCATCACGGCCTACGACTACTGCCACATCGGCCACGCCCGCTCCGCCCTGGTCTTTGACGTGCTGGCCCGCCATCTGCGCCACCTGGGGCTCAAGGTGCTGTTTGTACGCAACTTCACCGATGTGGACGACAAAATTATCAACCGTGCCCAAAAAGAACAGCGCGACTGGCGCGAAGTGGCCCAGACCTATATTGACGCCTTTCACGAAGATATGGACCGCCTGGGCGTGCAGCGCGCCGATGCGGAACCCCGCGCCACGGACTACATCCCCCAGATCGTCGAACTCTGCGGCAAACTGGTGCAAGAGGGCGCGGCCTATGCCACGCCTTCGGGCGACGTCTACTTCCGGGTGCGGGCCTACCCCGCCTATGGCAGACTCTCCGGCCGCAGTCTGGATGAGCTGCTCTCCGGCGCACGGGTGACCCCCGGCGAAGAAAAAGAAGATCCTCTGGACTTTGCCGTGTGGAAGGCCGCCAAGCCCGGCGAACCTTCCTGGGAAAGCCCCTGGGGCAGGGGTCGGCCCGGCTGGCATGTGGAATGTTCGGCCATGAGCGCCCCCTACCTGCCCTTGGACATCCACGGCGGCGGCCAGGATCTGGTCTTTCCCCACCACGAAAACGAAATTGCCCAGTCCGAGGCAGCCTGCCACTGCGAACTGGCTCGCTACTGGGTGCACAACGGCTTTGTGCAGATCAACGCCGAAAAAATGTCCAAATCCCTGGGCAACTTCAAAACCATTCGGGATATTCTGGAAAGCTATCTGCCGGAAACCCTGCGCTTTTTCCTCCTGGGCAAGCACTACCGCAGCCCCGTGGACTTCAGCGCCGAAGGCATGGACGAGGCCGAAAGGGCCCAGCACCGCGTCTACAGTGCACTGCTGGCGGCCCGCCGCGCCCTGACCCGCGCCAAATGGAAAAAAACGCCCCTGCCCCCGGCTCTGCTGGAGGAATGGCGGCCCCTGGCCGCTACCTTTGAGGCCGCCCTCAACGATGACCTCAACACGGCGCAGGCCCTGGGTCAGATCTTTTCCCAGGTCCGGATCATCAACCGTCTGCTGGAAGACTCCGGGCTGCGCGCCGGCGAGGAAGCCCGCGCCCTGCTGCAGGAATTTCTGGGCAACGCCCGTGACTGGGACGCTCAACTGGGCCTGTTTGGCCAGGAACCGGAAACCTTTCTCCACGACCTGCGCACCCTGCGCGCCCGTCGGCGCGGCATTGACCTGGCACAAGTGGAGGCCCTGTTGGAAGAGCGCCGTGCGGCCCGCGCCGCCAAAGACTTTGATCGCTCGGACGCCCTGCGCCAAAACCTGCAGGAGCTGGGCGTGAGCGTGCGCGACACCCCTGAAGGCCAGGTCTGGGATCTGGAATAG
- a CDS encoding tetratricopeptide repeat protein, with amino-acid sequence MKRKHLALLCALVLVTLAPFSLLGCGGCAGSRHEGEGAKDQTTATDTAAPAASHVKAAQARAPEALSPDALDTYAFLVYAHGLNNEDESALAAAAPLMSRARMPAGIWLEGGVWLVSRKSPVAVPYLDAALLTWPEDMSLNLLHAEALADQGQAARGVALMRAYLKKHPKSLDARLELALLLVKDKQFTEAGELLDAIPEQQRTPLVDYYHARALLGMDRPDAAVPYLQKAVKKAPDFVEALAELAFVYEQRGNLPAARAAYEKLLKLDFSPQDVLLRLIHISLRLNQPERALKYMRQGPDTPPFRLTVASMLMDSRHYLQAERLLKQLAAQGNAPDEVYLLLADLTYAQRRELDVALAWLDHIPAKSKAAGRATLLRAQLQAEAGQNEAALATVRARRKTADAPELCDAEIRLLARLKRMPEALLAAKTGAALWPDQAELAFLLGSVLDESGDKKAAMEIMEKVIALQPDNFQALNYVGYTLAEQGRDLDRALQLLGRADELSPNQSYIIDSLAWALFKSGRLEEALTQIRRAVKLGERIDPSIWEHYGDIAARLGLKDEARTAYSKALELKPANAEALRQRLSQL; translated from the coding sequence ATGAAACGTAAGCACCTTGCCCTGCTCTGCGCCCTGGTTCTGGTAACCCTGGCGCCCTTCTCCCTTCTGGGCTGCGGCGGCTGCGCCGGTTCCCGCCACGAAGGGGAAGGCGCAAAAGACCAGACCACCGCGACGGACACCGCCGCGCCCGCCGCGTCGCACGTAAAGGCGGCCCAGGCCCGCGCTCCTGAAGCCCTCTCGCCCGACGCCCTGGACACCTACGCCTTTCTCGTCTACGCCCACGGCCTCAACAATGAAGACGAAAGCGCCTTGGCCGCGGCCGCGCCCCTCATGTCCCGCGCCCGCATGCCCGCCGGCATCTGGCTGGAAGGCGGCGTCTGGCTGGTCAGCCGCAAATCCCCCGTGGCCGTGCCCTATCTGGATGCGGCTCTGCTCACCTGGCCGGAGGACATGTCCCTCAACCTGCTGCACGCCGAAGCCCTAGCCGATCAGGGGCAGGCCGCACGGGGCGTGGCCCTCATGCGGGCCTACCTCAAAAAACACCCCAAATCCCTGGACGCGCGTCTGGAGCTGGCCTTGCTGCTGGTCAAGGACAAACAGTTCACCGAGGCCGGAGAGCTGCTCGACGCCATCCCCGAACAGCAGCGCACCCCCCTGGTGGACTACTACCACGCCCGCGCTCTGCTGGGCATGGACCGCCCGGATGCGGCCGTCCCCTACTTGCAGAAGGCCGTCAAAAAAGCCCCGGACTTTGTGGAGGCCCTGGCGGAGCTGGCCTTTGTTTACGAGCAGCGCGGCAACCTCCCGGCGGCCCGCGCAGCGTATGAAAAGCTGCTCAAGCTGGATTTCTCGCCCCAGGATGTGCTCCTGCGGCTCATCCACATTTCTCTGCGCCTGAACCAGCCCGAACGGGCCCTCAAATACATGCGCCAGGGGCCGGACACGCCGCCCTTCAGGCTCACCGTGGCCAGCATGCTGATGGATTCGCGCCACTACCTGCAGGCCGAGCGCCTCCTCAAGCAGCTGGCGGCCCAAGGCAACGCGCCCGACGAAGTCTATCTGCTGCTGGCGGACCTCACCTACGCCCAACGCCGCGAACTGGACGTGGCTCTGGCCTGGCTTGACCATATCCCGGCCAAGAGCAAAGCCGCCGGACGCGCCACCCTGCTGCGCGCCCAACTGCAGGCCGAAGCGGGCCAGAACGAAGCCGCCCTGGCCACCGTGCGCGCACGCCGCAAAACAGCGGACGCCCCTGAGCTCTGCGACGCCGAAATCCGCCTGCTGGCCCGGCTCAAACGCATGCCCGAAGCCCTTCTCGCCGCCAAAACCGGGGCGGCCCTCTGGCCCGACCAGGCGGAGCTGGCTTTTCTGCTGGGTTCCGTACTGGACGAATCGGGCGACAAAAAGGCCGCCATGGAAATCATGGAAAAGGTCATCGCCCTGCAGCCCGACAATTTCCAGGCCCTCAACTATGTGGGCTATACCCTGGCGGAACAGGGCCGCGACCTGGACAGGGCCCTGCAGCTGTTGGGGCGGGCCGACGAGCTTTCTCCGAATCAGTCCTATATTATCGATTCCCTGGCCTGGGCCCTGTTCAAATCCGGCAGGCTGGAGGAAGCCTTGACCCAGATCCGCCGCGCCGTCAAACTGGGGGAACGGATAGACCCCTCCATCTGGGAGCATTACGGCGATATTGCCGCGCGTCTGGGCCTCAAGGACGAAGCCCGCACCGCATACAGTAAAGCTCTGGAACTCAAACCCGCCAATGCCGAAGCCCTCCGGCAGCGCCTTTCACAGCTATGA
- a CDS encoding ribose-phosphate diphosphokinase has product MFSDLKIVTGSSNPDLAKAICNHLGCQLTPTLATTFSDGELRIEIGDNVRGDDVFVVQPTCPPTVNRNLVQLCLMLDALKRASAGRITAVIPYYGYARQDRKVSPRAPISAKMVADFISVSGAERVVTIDLHAGQIQGYFDCPVDNLFAVPVMLDALRQMHEDNVVIVSPDAGGVERARAYAKRLNAPLAIVDKRRDKPNQAQAMHVIGEVEGRVAIVVDDMIDTAGTLCAGADVLLKNGATKIVACATHPVLSGPAIERINSTGALSQVFVTDTIPLGDKLERCPKLQVISVAALLGKTIHNIHTGSSVSVLFV; this is encoded by the coding sequence ATGTTCAGCGATCTCAAGATCGTTACCGGGTCATCCAATCCGGATCTGGCCAAGGCCATCTGCAACCACCTGGGCTGTCAGCTGACGCCCACCTTGGCTACCACTTTCAGTGACGGCGAGTTGCGGATTGAAATCGGCGACAACGTGCGCGGCGACGACGTTTTTGTGGTGCAGCCCACCTGTCCGCCCACGGTAAACCGCAACCTGGTGCAGCTCTGCCTGATGCTGGACGCCCTCAAGCGGGCCAGCGCGGGCCGCATCACGGCCGTGATTCCCTATTACGGCTACGCCCGGCAGGACCGCAAGGTCAGCCCGCGCGCGCCTATCAGCGCCAAGATGGTGGCAGATTTCATCAGCGTTTCCGGGGCGGAACGGGTGGTCACCATTGATCTGCACGCCGGACAGATTCAGGGCTATTTCGACTGCCCGGTGGACAATCTGTTTGCCGTGCCCGTCATGCTGGACGCCCTGCGCCAGATGCACGAAGACAACGTGGTTATTGTTTCGCCCGACGCCGGCGGCGTGGAGCGCGCCCGTGCCTACGCCAAGCGGCTCAACGCGCCCCTGGCCATTGTGGACAAGCGCCGCGACAAGCCCAATCAGGCCCAGGCCATGCACGTCATCGGCGAGGTTGAGGGCCGGGTGGCCATTGTGGTGGACGACATGATCGATACCGCCGGCACGCTCTGCGCCGGGGCCGACGTGCTGCTCAAAAACGGCGCCACCAAGATTGTGGCCTGCGCCACCCACCCGGTGCTCTCCGGCCCGGCCATTGAGCGCATCAACAGCACCGGGGCTCTTTCACAGGTTTTTGTCACGGATACCATCCCCCTGGGCGACAAGCTGGAACGCTGCCCCAAACTGCAGGTTATTTCCGTGGCCGCCCTGCTGGGCAAAACCATCCACAACATCCATACCGGCTCCTCGGTAAGCGTGTTGTTTGTGTAG